The sequence CCGAGAACCCCGGCGGGCTGCGGCCCGGCGGTTCGGCCGTCAGCGACGCGGGCCCCGAGACCGGGCGGGGCGAGTCGCGCCCCGGGGACCCGCACCGGGGTGGTGGGGCCGGATGAGCGAGCAGGACCCCCGCCGCCGCCCGCGCGATCCGGCCGAGGACCGCGAGACGGCACGCGGCCACGACCCGGCCCCCGAGCGTCTCGCCCGCACCGCCACCAGGTACGACGGCCCGCACCGCGCACGCGGCGACGGCGGCGGCCCCCAGGACGACGGGCGCGAGGACGACGGGCGGGACGAGCACGAGGACGACGGCCCGCGCGACGAGCACGACGCGCCGCGCGGCGGTCGCGTCGAGCGCGCCTCGCGCCGTATCGGCTGGCGCAAACTCACCTTCCTGCCCTTCGTGCTCGCGCTCGCGCTGCTCGGCACGTGGATCTACTACGACACGGCGACGCTCGACGTCATCGCCCGCAACTCGCTCGGCGGCGGGAACATCTGGCTGCGGGTACGCCAGCACATCCAGCTCACCGTCATCTCGACGTTCTTCGTGCTGATCATCGCGATCCCGCTCGGCATCCTGCTCACCCGGCAGCGGCTGCGCAAGGCCGCCCCCGTCGCGGTCGCCTTCGCCAACATCGGGCAGGCGACCCCGGCGCTCGGGCTCCTCGCGCTGCTCGTGATCTGGCTGGGCACGGGCGAGTTCCCCGCGCTCGTCGGCATCATCATCTACGCGATCCTGCCCGTCCTCTCGAACACGATCGCCGGCCTGCGCGCCAACGACCCGACGCTCCTCGAAGCCGCGCGCGGCATCGGCATGTCGCCGCTCATGGTGCTCGGCAAGGTCGAACTGCCGCTCGCCGTGCCGCTGATCCTCTCGGGCGTGCGCACCGCGCTCGTCCTCAACGTCGGCACCGCGACGCTCGCGACGTTCGGTGGCGGCGGCGGGCTCGGCGACATCATCACGGCGGGCATCACCAACCAGCGCATGTCGGTCCTCGTGATCGGCTCGATCCTCACGATCGTGCTCGCGCTCCTCGTCGACTGGCTCGCCTCGCTGGCGGAACTGCTGCTGAGGCCGCGAGGACTGGAGGTCAGCTCGTGAAAGCGGGACTTTTCCGTCGGGGTACGGGGCTTCGTGGGGGCGGTACGGGGCTCCGTACGGGAGGTACGGGTCTCCGGGCAAGCGGTACGGGGCGCCGCGCGGGGCTTCGTACGGGCGTGAAGTACCCCCGCACCGCTGTCGCCGCGCTCGCCGGGGTGCTCGTGATCGGGGCGGCGGGGTGCGGGCTCACGAGCGGCAGCCCGCTCGTCGACAACGTCGAACCCGGGACGGTGGGCAGGGGCGAGCCGCTCAAGGGCGCGAAGCTCACCGTGGCGTCGAAGGAGTTCACCGAACAGCTCGTGCTCGGCGCGATCATGGGCATCGCCTTCAAGGCGGCGGGCGCCGACGTCCTGGACCGTACCGGCATCCAGGGCTCGATCGGCGCGCGCGAGGCCGTCAGGAGCGGCACGGCGGACGCGATGTACGAGTACACGGGGACGGGCTGGATCACCTACCTCGGCCACACGAAACCGATCGTGGACCCGCACGAGCAGTGGGTGGCCGTGCGCGACGCGGACCGGCGGAACGGCATCACGTGGGGCACGCCCGGACCGCTCAACAACACGTACGCGCTCGCGCTCAACCGGAAGAACGAGAAGAAGTACCGCACGAGGACGCTCTCCGACGTCGCCGCGCTGTCGAAGAAGAACCCGGGCGCCGTGACGCTGTGCGTCGAGGGCGAGTTCGCGGCCCGCGAGGACGGCCTCAACGGGCTCAAGAGGGCCTACGGGATGAACATCCCGAACTCGCGCATCACCAAGATGGCGGGCGGCATCGTCTACACGCAGACCGCGAAGGGCGCGTGCGTCTTCGGCGAGGTCTTCACGACGGACGGGCGCATCAAGGCCCTGCACCTCGCGGTCATGAAGGACGACAAGCACTTCTTCCCGAACTACAACGTGGCGCCCGTCTTCCACACGAAGGCGCTCGAAGAGCACCCGCAGATGGAGCGGGTGCTGGCCCCGATCACGAAGAAGCTGACGAACGCGGTGGCGCGGGAGCTGAACGCGAAGGTGGACGTGGACGGCGAGGACCCGCACGACGTGGCGCGGGACTGGCTGGAGGAGGAGGGGTTCGTGAAGAAGGGAGGGGGGTGAGGGGAGCGGGAGGCTGAGGGGGAGGCCGCGAAGGAGAGCCTGCCGGTGGGGGCGAAGGGTGGTGCGCGGGGCGGGAGTTCACCCGCACGGATGAATGCAAAGAGTTTTTGCAAAAGAGGCTTGCAAAGGTTCTTTGCACGTCCTACGGTAGTGCCATGACCGAGGACCTGACCCCCGCCGAAGAGACCATCGCCCGGACGACGCGCCAGCTCGACGCCCGCGGGCTGCGCGGTCTCGCCCACCCCCTGCGGCTGCGACTGCTCAACTCGCTGCGCCGCGGGGGCCCGGCCACCGCCTCGCAGCTCGGCAAGGAGCTGGGCGAGTCGAGCGGGGCGACGAGCTACCACCTGCGCCAGCTCGCGGAGCACGGCTTCGTCGAGGACGACCCGGAGCACGGCACGGGGCGCGAGCGCTGGTGGCGCGCGGTCCCGGACTCGATCAACTTCGACGCCCGCAAGGTCGACCAGGACGACCCCGAGATCCGGGGCGCCACGGACGTCTTCCTCCACGAACTCGCCTCCCTGCACTACCGCGAGACGGCCTCCTGGGTCGCCGACCGCGACCGCTGGCGCGATACGCGGTGGGAGGAGGCGGGGACCTTCAGCGACACGACCCTGTACCTCACGCCGGACGAGTTGAAGGAGCTGAGCGCCCGCCTGCTCGCCCTGGTCGCGGAGTACGACAAGCGGGAGGGGGCGGAGGAGGGACAGGGCGAGGTACGGGTCCACCTCCACGCCCTCCCGGTCCACCGGGCGGCCCGCGCCTGAGACACCCGGCGCCCCTGGCTCCACGCCAACCCCTTGGCCGCACGCAGGCCGCGCGAGCTTTGCGCGAGGTGCACGGGCTCTGCGCGGGCGCGGCCGGGGTCGCGTACAGCCCCGCATTCGAACACACGTTCCCTTCGCGTGTCGCAGACGCGCGCACCCTGGAGAGGCAGACCACCGCCATGTCGTACGAGATCTACGGAAAGCACGTGCTCATGGGAGCCTTCGGCATCCTGGAGACCGACCACCAGATGCTGCACACCTACCGGGCCAGGGACCTGCGGGCCGAGGCCGCCGCCGACGCGCTGGCCCGGGAGCCGGGGTCGCGCGGGGAGCGGGTGCGGCGTGCGGAGCGAGCGCTGGACGCGGGGGAGATACGGGGGCTGCGGGCGCGCTTCGGCTGGTCGCTCGTCGGCCTCGGGCTGCGGCTCGCGGTGCCCGGTCGCACGGAGGTGCGCACCTGAGGAGCCTGCGGGGGTGGCTCAGACCGGCGGCAGGGGTCGCGCGGTCAGCAGGTCGGTACCTTGCCGCCGTCGCCGAGCGCCCGGAGCGCAGAGACCGCGCCCTTGAGCGTGGTGACGGGGACGAGGCGGAGCCCCTTGGGGAGTTCGGAGCGGGCGTCGGAGCACTCGTCCCTCGGAACGAGGAAGACGGTCGCGCCGTCGCGGCGGGCGGCCTTCGTCTTGAGGGCGACACCGCCGACGGCGCCGACCTCGCCGCTGTCGGTGATGGTGCCCGTACCGGCGATGGTGCGGCCCCCGGTGAGGTCGCCGCCCTTGCCGTCGCCGTCGAGCTTGTCGACGATGCCGAGCGAGAAGAGGAGCCCGGCGCTCGGGCCGCCGACATCGGCGAGGCGCAACATGACCTCGACGTCCTTGTCGGTGCGGCCGAGGTAGGAGAGGGCGGCGTTGGTGGCGTGGTCCTGGGAGGAGCGCATGTCGGCGAGGTTGTGCCGCTCGATCTCCTTGACGTCGCCGCCGGGGTAGACCGAGTCGCGCGGCATGACAGCGCGGTCGGTGCGGAAGTAGCCGTCGACCACGTCCCCGAGCTTGACGGTCGCGTCGGGCGCGGTGGCGAGGATGGTCGTCATCCTGAGCTGCCCGCTGGTACGGCGTTCGGGGGCGCCGCTGATCGTGATGACCTTCTGCCCCTTGTCCGAACCGAGCACGTTCGCCGTGGTGCCGGGCTGGGCGACGGTGAACGGCAGCGGCGCGAGCGCGGCGACGAGGAGCAGCGCGAGCACCGGCAGGACGCACAGGAGGAGGACGCGGGGGCGCCTGAGACGGAAGGACACGCCCACAATCTAACGCGAGCCACTCGGCCCCCGGCCTCCCCACCCGCGCCACGGCGCGGGGCACCCGGCGGGATGGCGGATCGGGGGACCGCGGGCGGGGGCCTTGGGGGCAGCCGGGCGGGAGTGTTGGGCGCGGTGGTGGAGTGGTGGGGTGGCAGGGAGCGGCGGCGTGGGGCACGGGGTCGGGGTGGCCCCGGGGGACGGATCGCGGAAACGGGGGCGGGGTGCCGGGGGGGGCGACGGGCCTCCGCGTGTCCCCCGCAGGGGCCGGTCTCTTCGCGCCGTGGGGGTGTCCGGCATCGGGCCCGCCGCGCACCCGCACGGGTCAGCGCGGGGCGTGTCCGGCACCCCGGACCGCTGGGCCACGGAGCCTGTCCCTCGTCTGCGCGCCGGGCCCGCGCGCCCGTCCGCGCACCTCAGCGCGCGTTG comes from Streptomyces sp. Tu6071 and encodes:
- a CDS encoding S16 family serine protease, with protein sequence MSFRLRRPRVLLLCVLPVLALLLVAALAPLPFTVAQPGTTANVLGSDKGQKVITISGAPERRTSGQLRMTTILATAPDATVKLGDVVDGYFRTDRAVMPRDSVYPGGDVKEIERHNLADMRSSQDHATNAALSYLGRTDKDVEVMLRLADVGGPSAGLLFSLGIVDKLDGDGKGGDLTGGRTIAGTGTITDSGEVGAVGGVALKTKAARRDGATVFLVPRDECSDARSELPKGLRLVPVTTLKGAVSALRALGDGGKVPTC
- a CDS encoding glycine betaine ABC transporter substrate-binding protein yields the protein MKYPRTAVAALAGVLVIGAAGCGLTSGSPLVDNVEPGTVGRGEPLKGAKLTVASKEFTEQLVLGAIMGIAFKAAGADVLDRTGIQGSIGAREAVRSGTADAMYEYTGTGWITYLGHTKPIVDPHEQWVAVRDADRRNGITWGTPGPLNNTYALALNRKNEKKYRTRTLSDVAALSKKNPGAVTLCVEGEFAAREDGLNGLKRAYGMNIPNSRITKMAGGIVYTQTAKGACVFGEVFTTDGRIKALHLAVMKDDKHFFPNYNVAPVFHTKALEEHPQMERVLAPITKKLTNAVARELNAKVDVDGEDPHDVARDWLEEEGFVKKGGG
- a CDS encoding winged helix-turn-helix domain-containing protein, coding for MTEDLTPAEETIARTTRQLDARGLRGLAHPLRLRLLNSLRRGGPATASQLGKELGESSGATSYHLRQLAEHGFVEDDPEHGTGRERWWRAVPDSINFDARKVDQDDPEIRGATDVFLHELASLHYRETASWVADRDRWRDTRWEEAGTFSDTTLYLTPDELKELSARLLALVAEYDKREGAEEGQGEVRVHLHALPVHRAARA
- a CDS encoding ABC transporter permease, with protein sequence MSEQDPRRRPRDPAEDRETARGHDPAPERLARTATRYDGPHRARGDGGGPQDDGREDDGRDEHEDDGPRDEHDAPRGGRVERASRRIGWRKLTFLPFVLALALLGTWIYYDTATLDVIARNSLGGGNIWLRVRQHIQLTVISTFFVLIIAIPLGILLTRQRLRKAAPVAVAFANIGQATPALGLLALLVIWLGTGEFPALVGIIIYAILPVLSNTIAGLRANDPTLLEAARGIGMSPLMVLGKVELPLAVPLILSGVRTALVLNVGTATLATFGGGGGLGDIITAGITNQRMSVLVIGSILTIVLALLVDWLASLAELLLRPRGLEVSS